From Micromonospora nigra, one genomic window encodes:
- a CDS encoding helix-turn-helix domain-containing protein translates to MGSADVSPQMAFARFVRRAIDDAREERGWTVTDLASHTGVGRSTVFRWLAGDWQDYPELAKVRGFCAALNLPVAAAFRALGLPDASPARHRRGDEGPVEADVRIIMQRLADPAVPAEEKHHIRDLLRYLARRPVRRAG, encoded by the coding sequence ATGGGTTCGGCAGACGTATCGCCGCAGATGGCGTTCGCCCGGTTCGTGCGACGGGCCATCGACGACGCCCGCGAGGAACGCGGCTGGACGGTCACCGACCTGGCGTCGCACACCGGCGTCGGGCGGTCCACCGTCTTCCGGTGGCTGGCCGGCGACTGGCAGGACTACCCCGAACTGGCGAAGGTGCGCGGCTTCTGCGCTGCCCTGAACCTTCCGGTGGCCGCCGCGTTCCGGGCTCTCGGCCTGCCCGACGCCAGTCCGGCCCGCCACCGGCGCGGCGACGAGGGCCCCGTCGAGGCGGACGTGCGGATCATCATGCAGCGGCTGGCCGACCCGGCCGTGCCGGCCGAGGAGAAGCACCACATCCGGGACCTGCTGCGCTACCTGGCCCGCCGGCCTGTCCGCCGGGCCGGCTGA